From Bacilli bacterium PM5-9:
AGCAAAAGATTTAACATTAGCTGAAGAATGTTTAACTTTTGCACATAAAAAATTAGACAAAGCTCAAACTAAAGGAATTTTACATAAAAATAATGTGGCGAGAAAAAAATCTCATTTATCACAACTTGTAAATACAATTAAATAATTAAAGGCTATTAATTAGCCTTTTTTTAATATCTATTTATCCTATTTTTTG
This genomic window contains:
- a CDS encoding small subunit ribosomal protein S20 (product_source=KO:K02968; cath_funfam=1.20.58.110; cog=COG0268; ko=KO:K02968; pfam=PF01649; superfamily=46992; tigrfam=TIGR00029), with the protein product MPNIKSQKKRVKTNEKKRAYNASFKSSMKTAIKKVNAAVEAKDLTLAEECLTFAHKKLDKAQTKGILHKNNVARKKSHLSQLVNTIK